A region of Treponema sp. J25 DNA encodes the following proteins:
- a CDS encoding redox-sensing transcriptional repressor Rex codes for MGNQKIPATPSIRRLPSYLHIIRQAQRDGLEYISGTVIAEELNLEAIQVRKDLAITGIVGKPKKGYPVHALITAIEHFLGWDSIRDAVLVGVGNLGSALLGYQEFQFHGLNIIAAFDKDPKKIGSSVHGVPVMPVSTMEMQIRNLGVKMAILTVPSAFAQETTDILVKAGITAIWNFTNVKLKVPENVVVQKEDLSSGYAMLCVMIQMAQMQPKK; via the coding sequence ATGGGAAATCAAAAAATACCGGCTACACCTTCGATTCGACGCTTACCTTCCTATCTTCATATCATCCGGCAGGCCCAACGGGACGGGCTTGAGTACATTTCTGGAACCGTGATTGCGGAGGAACTCAATTTAGAAGCAATCCAGGTACGGAAGGACCTGGCGATTACAGGTATTGTAGGAAAACCAAAGAAGGGGTATCCCGTTCATGCCCTTATTACAGCAATTGAACACTTTCTAGGCTGGGATTCCATCCGAGATGCGGTTCTCGTAGGGGTGGGTAATCTGGGCTCTGCCCTCTTGGGATATCAGGAATTTCAATTCCATGGGCTTAATATCATTGCCGCCTTTGACAAGGATCCTAAAAAAATCGGATCCTCCGTTCACGGAGTCCCGGTGATGCCCGTGAGCACCATGGAAATGCAGATCCGCAACCTGGGTGTTAAAATGGCAATTCTTACGGTACCTTCTGCTTTTGCCCAGGAAACGACGGACATCCTGGTAAAGGCGGGAATTACGGCAATCTGGAATTTTACCAATGTAAAACTGAAGGTTCCAGAAAACGTGGTCGTTCAAAAGGAAGATCTTTCTTCCGGATACGCCATGCTCTGCGTGATGATTCAGATGGCCCAAATGCAGCCCAAAAAATAG
- the nth gene encoding endonuclease III, which produces MKGIIMQEAKRLQEIYDLLTQQYPDTRPLLHFRNPFELLVATVLSAQCTDAMVNRITPQLFARYPGPADLADASLSELEDLIRPTGFYHTKARYLVTLAQKIVADHGGKVPATMEELTALPGVGRKTASVILATCYGVPALIVDTHVLRVSRRLGLSKGKTAEQVEQDLARHFSPDRWIPISHGLNRHGRSCCFARKPSCPICIIHHICPFFIDLQR; this is translated from the coding sequence ATGAAAGGTATAATAATGCAAGAAGCAAAACGATTACAAGAGATATACGACCTTCTTACCCAGCAGTACCCCGATACCCGGCCCTTGCTCCATTTCAGGAATCCCTTTGAGCTCCTGGTGGCTACGGTGCTCTCGGCCCAATGTACCGATGCAATGGTTAATCGGATCACCCCCCAGCTCTTTGCCCGGTATCCAGGTCCAGCGGACCTTGCAGATGCTTCCCTTTCAGAACTGGAGGATCTTATTCGACCGACGGGCTTTTATCACACCAAGGCTCGATACCTGGTAACCCTTGCCCAGAAAATCGTCGCCGACCATGGGGGAAAGGTCCCCGCCACCATGGAAGAGCTTACGGCCCTCCCGGGGGTGGGTCGCAAAACCGCCAGTGTAATCCTCGCTACCTGTTATGGGGTACCGGCCCTTATTGTGGACACCCATGTACTACGGGTAAGCCGGCGACTTGGCCTGAGCAAGGGGAAAACCGCTGAACAGGTAGAACAGGACCTGGCCCGACACTTTTCCCCTGACCGCTGGATACCCATAAGTCACGGCCTGAATCGACACGGCCGCTCCTGTTGCTTTGCCCGTAAACCATCCTGCCCGATCTGCATCATACACCATATTTGTCCCTTTTTTATCGATTTACAACGGTGA